In a genomic window of Streptomyces koelreuteriae:
- a CDS encoding LLM class flavin-dependent oxidoreductase codes for MEPVRLSVLDRSRTREGHTHPEALRDTVRLAGELERLGYHRVWVSEHHGVPGVAGSAPTVLAAAVAAATRTIRVGTGGVMLPNHRPLVVAEQFGVLESLFPGRIDMGLGRSVGFTDGVRRALGRDKGDAEDFEAQLRELLGWFRGTSPTGVRARPAEGLSVPPFVLAMGEGAGIAARAGLPMVIGDLRNREKMRRGIDHYREHFRPSEWAPEPYVVISGTIAVASTPEGARRLLVPEAWAMAYSRTHGTFPPLAPAEHVEALTMTGKERGFHESGLTGHIAGTEEQVADELETVLKETGAQEVLVTTSTYDREALLDSYRRLAAITSG; via the coding sequence TCCTCGACCGCTCCCGCACCCGCGAGGGGCACACCCACCCCGAGGCGCTGCGGGACACCGTGCGGCTGGCGGGGGAGCTGGAGCGGCTCGGGTATCACCGGGTGTGGGTGTCGGAGCATCACGGCGTTCCCGGGGTCGCCGGTTCCGCGCCGACCGTGCTGGCCGCCGCCGTCGCCGCCGCGACCAGGACGATCCGGGTCGGCACCGGCGGGGTGATGCTGCCCAATCACCGGCCGCTGGTCGTGGCCGAGCAGTTCGGGGTGCTGGAGTCACTGTTCCCCGGGCGGATCGACATGGGCCTGGGCCGGTCCGTCGGGTTCACCGACGGGGTCCGCAGGGCCCTGGGCCGCGACAAGGGCGACGCCGAGGACTTCGAGGCCCAGCTGCGGGAGCTGCTCGGCTGGTTCCGGGGCACCTCCCCCACCGGGGTGCGTGCCCGCCCCGCCGAGGGGCTGAGCGTGCCGCCGTTCGTGCTGGCCATGGGCGAGGGCGCCGGGATCGCCGCCCGCGCGGGGCTGCCCATGGTCATCGGTGATCTCCGCAACCGGGAGAAGATGCGGCGCGGCATCGACCACTACCGCGAGCACTTCCGCCCCTCCGAATGGGCGCCGGAACCGTACGTCGTCATCTCGGGGACGATCGCCGTGGCGTCCACGCCCGAGGGGGCCCGGCGGCTGCTCGTCCCGGAGGCCTGGGCGATGGCGTACTCCCGTACCCACGGCACCTTCCCTCCCCTGGCGCCCGCCGAGCACGTCGAGGCGCTCACCATGACGGGCAAGGAGCGCGGCTTCCACGAGTCCGGGCTCACCGGCCACATCGCCGGCACCGAGGAGCAGGTCGCCGACGAGCTGGAGACGGTCCTGAAGGAGACCGGGGCGCAGGAGGTCCTCGTCACCACCAGCACCTACGACCGCGAGGCCCTGCTGGACTCCTACCGGCGGCTGGCCGCGATCACCTCCGGTTAG
- a CDS encoding ATP-binding cassette domain-containing protein, which yields MHDPHTPHDPYVRVRGAREHNLQGIDVDIPRDVLAVFTGVSGSGKSSLAFGTIYAEAQRRYFESVAPYARRLIHQVGAPKVGEITGLPPAVSLQQRRAAPTSRSSVGTVTNLSNSLRMLFSRAGTYPPGAERLDSDAFSPNTAAGACPECHGLGQVHRTSEELLVPDPSLSIREGAVAAWPGAWQGKNLRDILDALGHDVDRPWRELPATAREWILFTDEQPVVTVHPVRDADRIQRPYQGTYMSARRYVMKTFSDSKSPTLRTKAERFLASAPCPACGGSRLRPEALAVTFGGRTIAELAARPLVELASGLDGTSETARVLTADLTSRIAPVLELGLGYLSLDRPTPTLSAGELQRLRLATQLRSGLFGVVYVLDEPSAGLHPADTEALLTVLERLKSAGNSVFVVEHHLDVVRGADWLVDVGPQAGEHGGRVLHSGPVADLAAVEESATARYLFDRSPAPAREVREPGGWLTTGPVTRHNLRGVTADFPLGVFTAVTGVSGSGKSTLIGEITEDAAGTAGVGRLVSVDQKPIGRTPRSNLATYTGLFDVVRRVFAATDGARQRGFGVGRFSFNVVGGRCETCQGEGFVSVELLFLPSTYAPCPDCGGARYNTETREVTYRGRDIAQVLDLTVESAAEFFADTPAVARSLGTLLDVGLGYLRLGQPATELSGGEAQRIKLASELQRGRRGHTLYLLDEPTTGLHPADVDVLMRQLHGLVDAGHTVIVVEHDMSVVARADWVIDLGPGGGDAGGRIVAAGPPAEVAAAEPSATARYLGRALGRERQG from the coding sequence ATGCACGACCCCCACACCCCCCACGACCCCTACGTCCGCGTCCGCGGCGCCCGCGAGCACAACCTTCAGGGCATCGACGTCGACATCCCCCGGGACGTGCTGGCCGTGTTCACCGGCGTGTCCGGCTCGGGCAAGTCGTCCCTGGCGTTCGGCACGATCTACGCGGAGGCCCAGCGGCGCTACTTCGAATCGGTCGCACCGTACGCACGCCGGCTGATCCACCAGGTCGGCGCGCCGAAGGTCGGGGAGATCACCGGTCTGCCGCCGGCCGTCTCGCTCCAGCAGCGCCGCGCCGCCCCCACCTCACGCTCCTCCGTCGGCACCGTCACCAACCTCTCCAACTCGCTGCGCATGCTGTTCTCCCGGGCCGGCACCTATCCGCCCGGCGCCGAGCGCCTCGACTCCGACGCGTTCTCGCCCAACACGGCGGCCGGGGCCTGCCCGGAGTGCCACGGGCTCGGGCAAGTGCACCGTACGAGCGAGGAGTTGCTGGTCCCCGACCCGTCGCTGTCGATCCGCGAGGGGGCCGTCGCCGCGTGGCCGGGCGCCTGGCAGGGCAAGAACCTGCGGGACATCCTCGACGCGCTCGGCCACGACGTGGACCGGCCGTGGCGGGAACTGCCCGCGACGGCCCGGGAGTGGATTCTCTTCACGGACGAGCAGCCGGTCGTCACCGTGCACCCGGTGCGGGACGCGGACCGCATCCAGCGGCCGTACCAGGGCACCTACATGAGCGCCCGGCGGTACGTGATGAAGACCTTCTCGGACTCCAAGAGCCCGACCCTGCGGACGAAGGCCGAACGGTTCCTGGCCAGTGCGCCCTGCCCGGCCTGCGGCGGAAGCCGGCTGCGCCCCGAGGCACTCGCCGTGACGTTCGGCGGCCGGACCATCGCCGAGCTGGCCGCCCGGCCGCTGGTGGAGCTGGCCTCCGGTCTCGACGGGACATCGGAGACCGCCCGGGTCCTCACCGCCGACCTGACGTCCCGGATCGCACCGGTCCTCGAGCTGGGCCTCGGCTACCTCAGCCTCGACCGGCCCACCCCCACCCTCTCCGCCGGCGAACTGCAACGCCTGCGCCTCGCCACCCAGCTGCGCTCGGGCCTGTTCGGCGTCGTCTACGTCCTCGACGAGCCGTCGGCCGGGCTGCACCCGGCGGACACCGAGGCACTGCTCACGGTGCTGGAGCGGCTGAAGTCGGCCGGGAACTCGGTGTTCGTGGTGGAGCACCACCTCGATGTCGTGCGCGGCGCAGACTGGCTGGTGGACGTGGGTCCGCAGGCGGGCGAGCACGGCGGGCGGGTGCTGCACAGCGGCCCGGTGGCGGACCTGGCCGCGGTCGAGGAGTCGGCGACGGCCCGCTACCTGTTCGACCGCTCCCCCGCTCCGGCCCGGGAGGTCCGTGAACCGGGCGGGTGGCTGACGACCGGCCCGGTCACCCGGCACAACCTGCGCGGGGTGACCGCAGACTTCCCGCTCGGCGTGTTCACCGCGGTCACCGGGGTGTCGGGCTCCGGCAAGTCCACGCTCATCGGCGAGATCACCGAGGACGCGGCGGGCACGGCGGGGGTGGGCCGGCTGGTCTCGGTCGACCAGAAGCCCATCGGGCGCACCCCGCGCTCGAACCTCGCGACGTACACCGGTCTCTTCGACGTGGTGCGCAGGGTGTTCGCGGCCACCGACGGGGCGCGTCAACGGGGCTTCGGGGTCGGCCGGTTCTCCTTCAACGTGGTGGGCGGGCGCTGTGAGACCTGCCAGGGCGAGGGGTTCGTCAGTGTGGAGCTGCTGTTCCTGCCGAGCACGTACGCGCCCTGCCCGGACTGCGGCGGGGCCCGGTACAACACCGAGACGCGGGAAGTGACGTACCGGGGGCGGGACATCGCGCAGGTGCTGGATCTGACGGTGGAGAGCGCGGCGGAGTTCTTCGCGGACACCCCGGCCGTGGCCCGCAGCCTCGGCACCCTGCTGGACGTGGGCCTCGGCTATCTGCGCCTCGGCCAGCCCGCGACGGAGCTGTCCGGCGGCGAGGCGCAGCGCATCAAGCTGGCGAGCGAGCTGCAGCGCGGCCGTCGCGGCCACACGCTCTACCTCCTCGACGAGCCGACCACCGGTCTCCACCCGGCCGACGTGGATGTGCTGATGCGCCAGTTGCACGGCCTGGTCGACGCCGGGCACACGGTGATCGTCGTCGAGCACGACATGTCCGTCGTCGCCCGCGCGGACTGGGTGATCGACCTCGGCCCGGGCGGCGGCGACGCGGGCGGCCGGATCGTGGCGGCCGGTCCGCCCGCGGAGGTGGCGGCGGCAGAGCCGAGCGCCACAGCCCGCTATCTGGGCCGGGCGCTCGGCCGGGAGCGACAGGGGTAG
- a CDS encoding alanine--tRNA ligase-related protein — translation MDTERTVQTFNDFFRERGHRLITGSTLLPPPSDPVLFTTAGMQPLTPYLLGRPHPQGRRLVNLQRCLRTTDLDEIGDTTHLTVFQMLGSWSLGDYDHAQSLRWGYELLRDGFGIPRERLHVTVFGGSDQVGPDTESLRVWEELGLPVERAGQENWWSNGPVGPCGPDSEIFVWTGEPGTPPEGSPDTDPRWTELWNHVHMRYERHTDGTLVPLRQPGVDTGMGLERLVAVLQGHRSVYDTDLFEPWMRTVPSLWGLDGPSTRLVSDHLRAAVAVLGDGVRPSNTGRGYVLRRLIRRLLTTLGRDDSSRTLADLPPELIEHTLDHFRQSVGPDLVREILLDEERRFRKLIERGRRLLSRPQYRRPLSEEDYGYLHDTHGLPRDLVAGLLATR, via the coding sequence ATGGACACGGAGCGGACCGTACAGACGTTCAACGACTTCTTCCGTGAGCGCGGACACCGGCTGATCACCGGCAGCACGCTGCTGCCCCCGCCCTCGGACCCGGTGCTGTTCACCACGGCCGGAATGCAGCCCCTCACGCCCTATCTGCTGGGCCGCCCGCACCCCCAGGGGCGGCGGCTGGTCAACCTCCAGCGCTGTCTGCGCACCACCGACCTGGACGAGATCGGCGACACCACGCACCTGACGGTGTTCCAGATGCTCGGCTCCTGGTCACTGGGCGACTACGACCACGCCCAGTCGCTCCGCTGGGGGTACGAGCTGCTGCGGGACGGGTTCGGCATCCCGCGAGAACGCCTGCACGTCACGGTCTTCGGCGGATCGGACCAGGTCGGCCCCGACACCGAATCACTGCGCGTCTGGGAGGAGCTGGGGCTGCCGGTGGAGCGGGCCGGGCAGGAGAACTGGTGGTCCAACGGCCCGGTCGGCCCCTGCGGCCCCGACTCGGAGATCTTCGTCTGGACCGGCGAGCCCGGCACCCCGCCTGAGGGCAGCCCCGACACCGACCCCCGCTGGACGGAACTCTGGAACCACGTCCACATGCGCTACGAGCGCCACACCGACGGCACTCTCGTCCCCCTGCGGCAGCCCGGCGTCGACACGGGCATGGGACTGGAACGCCTCGTCGCCGTCCTGCAAGGACACCGGTCGGTCTACGACACGGACCTCTTCGAACCGTGGATGCGGACCGTGCCCTCGCTGTGGGGCCTGGACGGCCCGTCGACCCGCCTGGTCAGCGATCACCTGCGCGCCGCCGTCGCCGTGCTCGGCGACGGCGTACGGCCGTCCAACACCGGCCGCGGCTACGTCCTGCGCCGGCTGATCCGCCGACTCCTCACCACGCTCGGGCGCGACGATTCCTCCCGTACCCTCGCCGACCTGCCCCCGGAGCTGATCGAGCACACCCTCGACCACTTCCGCCAGTCCGTCGGCCCCGACCTCGTCCGGGAGATCCTCCTCGACGAGGAGCGGCGGTTCCGCAAACTCATCGAACGGGGACGCCGTCTGCTGTCCCGGCCCCAGTACCGGAGGCCGCTCAGCGAAGAGGACTACGGCTACCTCCACGACACCCACGGCCTGCCCCGGGACCTCGTCGCCGGACTGCTCGCCACCCGCTGA
- a CDS encoding lysophospholipid acyltransferase family protein, whose protein sequence is MSAWLPLAPCTPRACVEPVTRAVPWAVLRLTAVVLLLLAGIALTPFGARMPASLVRRWCRWIVRAAGVQVRITGAAAPTGPLLLVANHISWLDIPLLAAVRPARMLAKTEVRRWPVAGPLVARGGVLFIDRDRLRALPGTVARIAEVLREGRAVGVFPEGSTWCGRSQGVFRRAVFQAALDAGAAVQPVHLRYRIADGPTSTAPAFVGDDTLPASVWRVVSARGLVAHVDVQDVIPPGAHPDRRSLARAAQPTEPAEPAWTHAALVTRPYGGTKKPATVPAPAVTVGSMEVIKRTDAAAARATSSPAADA, encoded by the coding sequence ATGAGCGCCTGGCTGCCCCTCGCGCCCTGTACGCCCCGGGCCTGTGTCGAGCCGGTGACGAGGGCCGTGCCGTGGGCCGTGCTGCGGCTCACCGCCGTCGTCCTGCTCCTCCTCGCCGGGATCGCGCTGACGCCGTTCGGCGCGCGCATGCCGGCGTCCCTGGTCCGGCGGTGGTGCCGGTGGATCGTGCGGGCCGCAGGGGTCCAGGTCCGCATCACCGGCGCCGCCGCCCCCACCGGCCCCCTGCTGCTGGTCGCCAACCACATCTCCTGGCTGGACATACCGCTGCTCGCCGCCGTACGTCCCGCCCGGATGCTGGCCAAGACCGAGGTGCGGCGGTGGCCCGTCGCCGGGCCGCTGGTCGCGCGCGGCGGCGTCCTGTTCATCGACCGGGACCGGCTGCGGGCCCTGCCGGGCACCGTCGCCCGCATCGCCGAGGTGCTGCGCGAGGGCCGCGCCGTCGGGGTCTTCCCCGAGGGCAGCACCTGGTGCGGCCGCTCCCAGGGGGTGTTCCGCCGGGCCGTCTTCCAGGCCGCGCTGGACGCGGGGGCCGCCGTCCAGCCGGTGCACTTGCGGTACCGGATCGCCGACGGGCCCACCAGCACCGCGCCCGCCTTCGTCGGCGACGACACGCTGCCGGCCTCGGTCTGGCGCGTGGTGTCGGCACGCGGACTGGTGGCCCACGTGGACGTCCAGGACGTCATACCCCCGGGCGCCCACCCCGACCGGCGCTCGCTCGCCCGGGCCGCGCAGCCGACGGAGCCCGCCGAGCCGGCCTGGACGCATGCCGCGCTGGTGACCCGGCCGTACGGCGGCACGAAAAAGCCCGCGACGGTTCCGGCGCCCGCTGTTACCGTCGGATCCATGGAGGTCATCAAGCGCACCGACGCAGCAGCCGCGCGAGCGACCAGCTCACCGGCTGCCGACGCCTGA
- a CDS encoding GNAT family N-acetyltransferase, with product MTGVLTVDRPAQPTAPTRYTVSLARNEDDVRAAQRLRHDVFAGELGALLTGPQPGLDVDSFDAYCDHLLVREETTGQVVGTYRLLPPERAAVAGRLYSESEFDLTALGGIRPELVEVGRSCVHPDHRDGAVISLIWAGIARYMVDRGHEWLAGCCSIPLADGGALASATWDRVSDKHLSPREFRVQPLLPWIPGPAPAARVELPALLRGYLRLGAWVCGEPAHDPDFGVADLYVLLPMSRVNSRYLRHFLSLVPA from the coding sequence ATGACCGGCGTACTGACCGTCGACCGTCCCGCGCAGCCCACGGCCCCCACCCGCTACACCGTCTCCCTCGCCCGCAACGAGGACGACGTGCGTGCCGCGCAGCGGCTGCGCCACGACGTCTTCGCCGGGGAACTGGGCGCCCTGCTGACCGGCCCGCAGCCGGGCCTCGACGTCGACTCGTTCGACGCGTACTGCGACCACCTGCTCGTCCGCGAGGAGACGACCGGCCAGGTCGTCGGCACCTACCGGCTGCTGCCGCCGGAGCGCGCGGCGGTCGCCGGGCGGCTGTACTCCGAGAGCGAGTTCGATCTGACCGCCCTCGGCGGGATCCGGCCGGAACTCGTCGAGGTCGGCCGCTCCTGCGTGCACCCCGACCACCGCGACGGCGCGGTCATCAGCCTCATCTGGGCCGGTATCGCCCGCTACATGGTCGACCGCGGCCACGAGTGGCTCGCCGGCTGCTGCTCCATCCCGCTCGCCGACGGCGGCGCTCTCGCCTCCGCCACCTGGGACCGGGTGAGCGACAAGCATCTGTCGCCGCGGGAGTTCCGCGTCCAGCCGCTGCTGCCGTGGATCCCGGGCCCCGCGCCCGCCGCCCGCGTCGAACTGCCCGCCCTGCTCCGCGGCTATCTGCGCCTCGGCGCCTGGGTGTGCGGCGAACCGGCCCACGACCCGGACTTCGGCGTCGCCGACCTGTATGTGCTGCTGCCGATGAGCCGGGTCAACTCGCGCTACCTGCGGCACTTCCTCTCCCTCGTGCCGGCGTGA